In the genome of Xenopus laevis strain J_2021 chromosome 1S, Xenopus_laevis_v10.1, whole genome shotgun sequence, one region contains:
- the LOC108707300 gene encoding bis(5'-nucleosyl)-tetraphosphatase [asymmetrical], with amino-acid sequence MALRACGLIIFRRCKAGISAAAMDDIEFLLLQTSYGEHHWTPPKGHVDPGEDDMSTALRETEEEASLDSSHIKLVKGFCKELNYNVRNRPKTVIYWLAELKDYTTQVKLSNEHQDFRWLQLEEACIYAGYQDLKDTLKEAHHFFLNQETEPRQQ; translated from the exons ATGGCTTTAAGGGCTTGTGGTCTAATAATATTCCGGAGATGCAAAGCGGGAATCTCAGCTGCTGCCATGGATGATATTGAGTTCCTTCTCCTGCAGACTTCTTACGGGGAACACCACTGGACACCACCAAAAG GCCACGTGGACCCTGGAGAAGATGATATGAGCACAGCCCTGAGAGAGACGGAGGAAGAGGCCAGCCTGGACTCCAGCCACATCAAATTGGTAAAAGGATTCTGCAAAGAACTGAATTATAATGTCCGAAACAGGCCAAAAACAGTCATCTACTGGCTTGCGGAGCTGAAGGACTACACCACTCAGGTGAAGCTCTCCAACGAGCATCAGGACTTCCGCTGGCTCCAACTGGAAGAGGCCTGTATATATGCCGGGTACCAAGATCTGAAAGACACCCTGAAGGAGGCGCATCACTTCTTTCTCAATCAGGAAACAGAACCCAGACAGCAGTAA